Part of the Devosia sp. SL43 genome, GAGCCGGTTGCCGACGCGGGACATGACTTCGCCGATCTTGTCCGGATCGTTGAGGCCTTCGGGATCGAGTCCGCCAACGATGGCGGCCTGCTCGACGAGACTCCGGTTGTAGCGGGTGTTGAGGTTGTTGATGGCGGCGACGATCTGGCGCGCCTGCTGCACGATGCCCTGCAGGTCTGGGCCAGCATGCTGGTGGCCATCGCGCGTGGTGAAGACGGCGTCTTCGAGCCCGGCCTCGATCAGGTAGTCGTTGAGCGCGTCCTCGTTCTTGAGATACTGCTCGGACCGGCCGCGCGTGGCTTTGTAGAGCGGGGGCTGGGCTATGTAGATGTGGCCGCGTGCCAGCAGCTCGGGCGTCTGCCTGTAGAAGAAGGTCAGCAGCAGCGTGCGGATATGGGCGCCGTCCACGTCGGCGTCGGTCATGATGATGATCTTGTGGTAGCGCAGCTTGTCGGCGTTGAACTCTTCGCGGCCGATACCGGTGCCAAGTGCCGTGATCAGCGTGCCGACCTGCTCGGACGAGATCATGCGATCAAAGCGGGCGCGCTCGACGTTGAGGATCTTGCCACGCAGCGGCAACACCGCCTGGTTGGAGCGGTCGCGCCCCTGCTTGGCCGAGCCACCAGCCGAGTCACCCTCGACGATGAAAATCTCCGACTTGGCTGGATCGCGTTCCTGGCAATCGGCGAGCTTGCCGGGCAGGGACGAGATTTCGAGTGCGCCCTTGCGGCGGGTCAGTTCGCGCGCCTTGCGGGCGGCCTCGCGGGCGGCGGCGGCTTCCGCAACCTTGCCGACGATAATCTTGGCCTCGGCCGGGTGTTCCTCGAACCACTGGCCAAGCTTGTCGTTGACGATGTTTTCGACGACAGGGCGGACTTCGGACGAGACCAGCTTGTCCTTGGTCTGCGAGCTGAACTTGGGGTCAGGCACCTTTACGGACAGCACACATGTAAGACCCTCGCGGGTGTCGTCACCCGTCATGGTCACCTTTTCGCGCTTGGCGATGCCGGAGCTTTCGGCATAGCCGACCACCTGGCGCGTCAGCGCCCCACGCAGGCCGGCCAGATGGGTGCCACCATCGCGCTGCGGGATGTTGTTGGTGAAGCACAGCACGTTCTCGTGGTAGCTGTCGTTCCACTGCAAGGCGACTTCGACGGTGATGCCGTCCTTCTCCGATATCATGGTGATCGGGCGATCGACCACGGCGGTCTTGGACTTGTCGAGATACTGCACGAAGGCTTCCAGACCTCCCTCGTAGAACAGCTCGGTATTGACAGGCTCGGGATGCCTCAAGTCGTTGAGATGGATGCGCACGCCCGAATTGAGGAAAGCCAGCTCGCGCAGGCGGTGCTCCAGCGTCTTGAAGTCGAACTCCACCATGGTGAAGGTCTGGTCGGACGGGAAAAACGTGATGGCCGAGCCGCTGCGGCCGTCATAGGTGCCCGGCTGCTTGTCCTCGACATAGGTGCCGGTCTGCTTGAGCGGCGCATCAGCATCGCCGTGGGTGAAGCTCATTTCGTGGATTTCGCCATCGCGGCGGATCTTGAGCTTGAGCCAGGCCGAGAGCGCGTTGACCACGGACACGCCCACGCCGTGCAGGCCACCGGAAACCTTGTAGGAATTCTGGTCGAACTTACCGCCGGCATGCAGCTGGGTCATGATGACCTCGGCCGCCGAAATGCCC contains:
- the gyrB gene encoding DNA topoisomerase (ATP-hydrolyzing) subunit B, producing MTDSEMPDPNEYGADSIKVLKGLDAVRKRPGMYIGDTDDGSGLHHMVYEVVDNAIDEALAGHADLVTVTLNADGSVTVIDNGRGIPTGIHKEEGISAAEVIMTQLHAGGKFDQNSYKVSGGLHGVGVSVVNALSAWLKLKIRRDGEIHEMSFTHGDADAPLKQTGTYVEDKQPGTYDGRSGSAITFFPSDQTFTMVEFDFKTLEHRLRELAFLNSGVRIHLNDLRHPEPVNTELFYEGGLEAFVQYLDKSKTAVVDRPITMISEKDGITVEVALQWNDSYHENVLCFTNNIPQRDGGTHLAGLRGALTRQVVGYAESSGIAKREKVTMTGDDTREGLTCVLSVKVPDPKFSSQTKDKLVSSEVRPVVENIVNDKLGQWFEEHPAEAKIIVGKVAEAAAAREAARKARELTRRKGALEISSLPGKLADCQERDPAKSEIFIVEGDSAGGSAKQGRDRSNQAVLPLRGKILNVERARFDRMISSEQVGTLITALGTGIGREEFNADKLRYHKIIIMTDADVDGAHIRTLLLTFFYRQTPELLARGHIYIAQPPLYKATRGRSEQYLKNEDALNDYLIEAGLEDAVFTTRDGHQHAGPDLQGIVQQARQIVAAINNLNTRYNRSLVEQAAIVGGLDPEGLNDPDKIGEVMSRVGNRLDRISDEWEQGWSGEITDGDELAFSRTVRGVAERHLLDKALLQSADARKLRQLAERLDEIYGGVPTLTRKGETINIYGPSTLFKSVTDAGRKGVSLQRYKGLGEMNASQLWETTLDPNARTLLKVEVDQTDEADQIFTALMGDLVEPRREFIQDNALSVSNLDV